One Pyrus communis chromosome 4, drPyrComm1.1, whole genome shotgun sequence genomic region harbors:
- the LOC137732715 gene encoding uncharacterized protein has protein sequence MAKSSGASKGLVHIRCCYNNKYWVRWSQTHHWIVAGADEPQADESKWSCTLFEPVYVDEHDPAQGVSLRHVQLRNYACLWRTGPPYESCLFAGSETPDNDLCDVCLIVDWESLLVLPKHIALKGDNGKYLSAVD, from the coding sequence ATGGCAAAAAGTAGTGGAGCTAGCAAGGGACTGGTGCACATAAGGTGCTGCTACAACAATAAATACTGGGTCAGGTGGTCGCAAACCCATCATTGGATTGTTGCCGGCGCTGACGAACCCCAGGCGGATGAATCCAAATGGTCATGCACCTTGTTCGAGCCAGTCTACGTGGACGAACATGATCCTGCTCAAGGCGTCAGTTTACGTCACGTCCAGCTCCGGAACTATGCATGCTTATGGCGCACTGGCCCGCCCTACGAGTCCTGCTTATTTGCAGGAAGTGAAACACCCGACAACGACTTGTGCGATGTGTGCTTGATCGTTGATTGGGAGTCGCTGTTGGTTTTGCCCAAACATATAGCCCTCAAGGGCGACAACGGGAAGTACCTCAGCGCAGTGGATTGA
- the LOC137731409 gene encoding transmembrane emp24 domain-containing protein p24beta3-like, giving the protein MEGSAKGLMLIGLLLVSFFGKIASLSVTVNDVECLYEYVLYEGDTVSGNFVVVDHDIFWGADHPGLDLIVTSPGGNTVHTSKGTSGDKFEFKAPRSGMYKFCFHNPYSTPETVSFNIHVGHIPNEHNIAKDEHLDPINVKIAELREALESVTLEQKYLKARDVRHRHTNESTRRRVVLYTVAEYLALAAASALQVVYIRKLFSKSVAYNRV; this is encoded by the exons atggagggaagcGCGAAGGGTTTGATGCTGATTGGTCTTCTTCTAGTGAGCTTCTTCGGAAAGATCGCATCGCTATCGGTGACAGTGAACGATGTCGAATGCTTGTACGAGTATGTGCTCTACGAAGGCGACACCGTTTCGGGCAACTTCGTGGTCGTCGATCACGATATTTTCTGGGGCGCGGATCATCCTGGCCTCGACTTAATC GTGACATCTCCTGGTGGTAATACGGTGCACACTTCGAAGGGAACATCTGGGGATAAGTTTGAGTTTAAAGCCCCAAGAAGTGGGATGTACAAATTTTGTTTCCACAATCCTTACTCAACACCAGAGACTGTTTCCTTTAACATTCATGTTGGACATATTCCCAATGAGCACAATATTGCAAAAGATG AGCATCTAGACCCTATAAATGTTAAAATTGCTGAGCTTAGAGAGGCGTTGGAATCAGTTACATTAGAGCAGAAGTACTTGAAAGCACGTGATGTTCGACATCGTCATA CAAACGAGAGCACAAGGAGACGGGTTGTGTTGTATACAGTGGCAGAGTATCTTGCGCTGGCTGCTGCGAGTGCTTTACAAGTCGTATACATTCGCAAACTTTTCAGCAAATCGGTTGCATACAATCGGGTTTGA
- the LOC137730801 gene encoding stem-specific protein TSJT1-like, which produces MLAVFDKSVAKCPEALQSPRSGSASALKDGFLAQQFASVHPSSVTVNLGASGLIAYSLDRQNPLLPRLFAVVDDIFCLFQGHIENVALLKQQYGLNKTANEVIIVIEAFRTLRDRGPYPADQVVRDIQGKFAFVLFDSASKATFIATDPDGNVPFFWGTDSEGHLVLSDDSEVVKKGCGNSFAPFPKGCFFTSSGGLRSYEHPHNELKAVPRVDSSGEMCGANFKVDADTKKESSGIPRVGSAANWSSNY; this is translated from the exons ATGTTGGCTGTGTTCGACAAGTCGGTCGCCAAATGCCCGGAGGCGCTGCAGAGCCCTCGGTCCGGATCAGCCTCCGCCCTGAAAGATGGGTTTCTGGCGCAGCAGTTTGCTTCTGTGCATCCTTCCTCCGTCACTGTCAATCTTGGCGCTTCTGGTCTAATCGCCTACTCTCTCGACAGACAGAACCCTCTTCTTCCAAG GTTGTTTGCAGTTGTGGACGACATTTTCTGCCTGTTCCAAGGCCACATCGAGAATGTTGCTCTTCTTAAGCAACAATATGGATTGAACAAGACAGCCAATGAGGTGATCATTGTTATTGAAGCTTTCAGGACCCTGAGAGACCGAGGTCCTTATCCTGCCGACCAGGTTGTGAGAGATATCCAAGGGAAGTTTGCATTTGTTCTCTTTGACAGTGCTTCCAAAGCCACTTTTATAGCTACT GATCCTGATGGGAATGTTCCGTTCTTCTGGGGAACTGATTCTGAAGGCCATCTTGTTCTTTCAGATGATTcagaagttgtgaagaagggcTGCGGGAATTCTTTTGCACCATTTCCTAAAG GTTGTTTTTTCACTTCCTCTGGAGGCTTGAGGAGTTATGAGCATCCCCACAATGAGTTGAAGGCGGTGCCACGTGTGGATAGCTCGGGTGAAATGTGCGGTGCAAATTTCAAGGTCGATGCTGATACTAAGAAGGAATCGAGTGGCATCCCAAGAGTCGGGAGTGCTGCCAACTGGTCGTCAAATTactaa
- the LOC137730800 gene encoding meiotic recombination protein DMC1 homolog isoform X3: MLATLKAEEQSQQLQLVEREDIEDEEDLFEAIDKLIAQGINAGDIKKLQDAGIYTCNGLMMHTKKNLTGIKGLSEAKVDKICEAAEKIVNFGYITGSDALIKRKSVIKITTGSHALDELLGGGVETMSITEAFGEFRCGKTQLAHTLCVSTQLPTNMKGGNGKVAYIDTEGTFRPDRIVPIAERFGLDPGAVLDNIIYARAYTYEHQYNLLLGLAAKMSEEPFRLLIVDSVIALFRVDFTGRGELADRQQKLAQMLSRLTKIAEEFNVAVYMTNQVIADPGGGVFISDPKKPAGGHVLAHAATIRLMFRKGKGEQRVCKVFDAPNLPEAEAISFRITAGGIADAKD, from the exons ATGCTCGCTACTCTCAA GGCCGAAGAGCAGAGCCAGCAGCTGCAGCTCGTCGAGCGCGAAGACATTGAGGATGAAGAGGACCTGTTCGAAGCGATCGACAAGT TGATTGCTCAGGGAATCAATGCCGGAGATATTAAGAAGCTTCAGGATGCAGGGATCTACACATGCAATGGCTTGATGATGCATACGAAGAAG AACTTGACTGGAATCAAAGGATTATCAGAGGCAAAAGTTGATAAGATATGCGAAGCCGCTGAAAAGATAGTG AACTTTGGATATATTACTGGAAGTGACGCTCTGATCAAA AGAAAGTCGGTGATTAAGATTACAACCGGAAGCCATGCCCTTGATGAACTCCTAGGCG GTGGAGTTGAAACTATGTCAATCACGGAAGCGTTTGGAGAATTCCG GTGTGGGAAAACACAGCTTGCTCATACTCTCTGCGTTTCTACACAG CTTCCCACCAACATGAAGGGAGGGAATGGAAAAGTTGCTTACATTGATACTGAAGGAACCTT CCGACCTGATCGAATTGTGCCAATAGCTGAAAGATTTGGCTTGGATCCAGGAGCTGTCCTGGACAAT ATCATTTATGCTCGTGCATATACATATGAGCATCAGTATAACCTGCTTCTTGGTCTGGCTGCAAAAATGTCTGAAGAGCCATTCAGACTTCTG ATTGTGGATTCGGTGATTGCCCTCTTTCGAGTTGACTTTACAGGACGAGGAGAGCTTGCAGACCGCCAG CAAAAACTAGCTCAGATGCTTTCCCGACTAACGAAGATAGCTGAGGAGTTCAACGTTGCTGTCTACATGACCAACCAAG TGATAGCCGACCCCGGTGGCGGAGTGTTCATATCAGACCCAAAGAAACCAGCAGGAGGACATGTGCTTGCCCATGCTGCAACAATCAGGCTGATGTTCAGGAAAGGCAAAGGTGAACAGCGTGTCTGCAAGGTGTTCGATGCCCCAAACCTGCCCGAGGCTGAAGCAATATCCTTCAGA ATAACTGCAGGAGGCATTGCCGATGCAAAGGACTGA
- the LOC137730800 gene encoding meiotic recombination protein DMC1 homolog isoform X2 translates to MLATLKAEEQSQQLQLVEREDIEDEEDLFEAIDKLIAQGINAGDIKKLQDAGIYTCNGLMMHTKKNLTGIKGLSEAKVDKICEAAEKIVNFGYITGSDALIKRKSVIKITTGSHALDELLGGGVETMSITEAFGEFRCGKTQLAHTLCVSTQLPTNMKGGNGKVAYIDTEGTFRPDRIVPIAERFGLDPGAVLDNIIYARAYTYEHQYNLLLGLAAKMSEEPFRLLIVDSVIALFRVDFTGRGELADRQQKLAQMLSRLTKIAEEFNVAVYMTNQVIADPGGGVFISDPKKPAGGHVLAHAATIRLMFRKGKGEQRVCKVFDAPNLPEAEAISFRVYIMHVFQITAGGIADAKD, encoded by the exons ATGCTCGCTACTCTCAA GGCCGAAGAGCAGAGCCAGCAGCTGCAGCTCGTCGAGCGCGAAGACATTGAGGATGAAGAGGACCTGTTCGAAGCGATCGACAAGT TGATTGCTCAGGGAATCAATGCCGGAGATATTAAGAAGCTTCAGGATGCAGGGATCTACACATGCAATGGCTTGATGATGCATACGAAGAAG AACTTGACTGGAATCAAAGGATTATCAGAGGCAAAAGTTGATAAGATATGCGAAGCCGCTGAAAAGATAGTG AACTTTGGATATATTACTGGAAGTGACGCTCTGATCAAA AGAAAGTCGGTGATTAAGATTACAACCGGAAGCCATGCCCTTGATGAACTCCTAGGCG GTGGAGTTGAAACTATGTCAATCACGGAAGCGTTTGGAGAATTCCG GTGTGGGAAAACACAGCTTGCTCATACTCTCTGCGTTTCTACACAG CTTCCCACCAACATGAAGGGAGGGAATGGAAAAGTTGCTTACATTGATACTGAAGGAACCTT CCGACCTGATCGAATTGTGCCAATAGCTGAAAGATTTGGCTTGGATCCAGGAGCTGTCCTGGACAAT ATCATTTATGCTCGTGCATATACATATGAGCATCAGTATAACCTGCTTCTTGGTCTGGCTGCAAAAATGTCTGAAGAGCCATTCAGACTTCTG ATTGTGGATTCGGTGATTGCCCTCTTTCGAGTTGACTTTACAGGACGAGGAGAGCTTGCAGACCGCCAG CAAAAACTAGCTCAGATGCTTTCCCGACTAACGAAGATAGCTGAGGAGTTCAACGTTGCTGTCTACATGACCAACCAAG TGATAGCCGACCCCGGTGGCGGAGTGTTCATATCAGACCCAAAGAAACCAGCAGGAGGACATGTGCTTGCCCATGCTGCAACAATCAGGCTGATGTTCAGGAAAGGCAAAGGTGAACAGCGTGTCTGCAAGGTGTTCGATGCCCCAAACCTGCCCGAGGCTGAAGCAATATCCTTCAGAGTCTACAT AATGCACGTTTTTCAGATAACTGCAGGAGGCATTGCCGATGCAAAGGACTGA
- the LOC137730800 gene encoding meiotic recombination protein DMC1 homolog isoform X1, protein MLATLKAEEQSQQLQLVEREDIEDEEDLFEAIDKLIAQGINAGDIKKLQDAGIYTCNGLMMHTKKNLTGIKGLSEAKVDKICEAAEKIVNFGYITGSDALIKRKSVIKITTGSHALDELLGGGVETMSITEAFGEFRCGKTQLAHTLCVSTQLPTNMKGGNGKVAYIDTEGTFRPDRIVPIAERFGLDPGAVLDNIIYARAYTYEHQYNLLLGLAAKMSEEPFRLLIVDSVIALFRVDFTGRGELADRQQKLAQMLSRLTKIAEEFNVAVYMTNQVIADPGGGVFISDPKKPAGGHVLAHAATIRLMFRKGKGEQRVCKVFDAPNLPEAEAISFRVYILNFLIVLIIYSKNMIVNPR, encoded by the exons ATGCTCGCTACTCTCAA GGCCGAAGAGCAGAGCCAGCAGCTGCAGCTCGTCGAGCGCGAAGACATTGAGGATGAAGAGGACCTGTTCGAAGCGATCGACAAGT TGATTGCTCAGGGAATCAATGCCGGAGATATTAAGAAGCTTCAGGATGCAGGGATCTACACATGCAATGGCTTGATGATGCATACGAAGAAG AACTTGACTGGAATCAAAGGATTATCAGAGGCAAAAGTTGATAAGATATGCGAAGCCGCTGAAAAGATAGTG AACTTTGGATATATTACTGGAAGTGACGCTCTGATCAAA AGAAAGTCGGTGATTAAGATTACAACCGGAAGCCATGCCCTTGATGAACTCCTAGGCG GTGGAGTTGAAACTATGTCAATCACGGAAGCGTTTGGAGAATTCCG GTGTGGGAAAACACAGCTTGCTCATACTCTCTGCGTTTCTACACAG CTTCCCACCAACATGAAGGGAGGGAATGGAAAAGTTGCTTACATTGATACTGAAGGAACCTT CCGACCTGATCGAATTGTGCCAATAGCTGAAAGATTTGGCTTGGATCCAGGAGCTGTCCTGGACAAT ATCATTTATGCTCGTGCATATACATATGAGCATCAGTATAACCTGCTTCTTGGTCTGGCTGCAAAAATGTCTGAAGAGCCATTCAGACTTCTG ATTGTGGATTCGGTGATTGCCCTCTTTCGAGTTGACTTTACAGGACGAGGAGAGCTTGCAGACCGCCAG CAAAAACTAGCTCAGATGCTTTCCCGACTAACGAAGATAGCTGAGGAGTTCAACGTTGCTGTCTACATGACCAACCAAG TGATAGCCGACCCCGGTGGCGGAGTGTTCATATCAGACCCAAAGAAACCAGCAGGAGGACATGTGCTTGCCCATGCTGCAACAATCAGGCTGATGTTCAGGAAAGGCAAAGGTGAACAGCGTGTCTGCAAGGTGTTCGATGCCCCAAACCTGCCCGAGGCTGAAGCAATATCCTTCAGAGTCTACATTTTGAATTTTCTGATTGTCCTCATCATCTATAGCAAGAATATGATCGTAAATCCAAGATGA
- the LOC137731380 gene encoding uncharacterized protein: MQVPNSDEAAPESTKVPEQSEAETSNPTVEDEDGGAAADGDDDPRVVDISGKSLDFSIGENSEDVGALYLYKNVFNLLPKSIGSHKRLRTLKFFGNEINLFSPSAAMEFESLECLQVRMSSPEFGGLPLDKLSGLKELELSKVPTRPSGFQILSEIARLKCLTKLSVCHFSIRYLPPEIGCLNTLEYLDLSFNKMKNLPAEISNLNDLISLKVANNKLVELPSTLSSLQRLEIMDLSNNRLTSLGSLELDLMHNLQILNLQYNKLPTFCQIPSWICCNLEGSGKDTHSDDISISSVEMDVYETPLQKNNESHFRRGFHHNSASLIFTHSSTSRCCATRRSGRWRKQGYRLQQRARQERLNNSRKLKGLDLSKQLHVKEDGECKPGNPDLLASESYPEGASVIINLDDDVEKDLLSREVQSENVVCHDMSLKEHSVGNSSSVSPDSSAVDESDEKDCCEFDASSAPNQRVYGVEDEGSSSDTSKSICQPKRHPDGCLDNPRRPKHPRYSSNSSNLSRKYNDISVCSTEDHLSDGFYDAGRDRPFMPLELYDEKFRLDSREVILLDRQWDKELDVILCSAQELVNRLNTDGNKADMLQIASLLALFVSDHFGGSDRSALVEWSRKANPLSDYKKPFVCTCPTGNKGFISLSTKPVVKNVEDIIFSDVCEKSLHSIKARRNSIVVPIGTLQFGVCRHRALLLKYLCDWVEPRVPCELIRGYLDFMPHAWNIVLIKRGAKEIRMLVDACRPHDIRVETDPEYYCRYIPLSRTKVYLPIRNSPAPTSLHSMPSCDETLKNSVTSLVRRKYGSNEAAGKMRTSVVYGTSTDEIRNFDYNCLGEIRILGALKHPCIVEMYGHQISSKWVPPGDGNSEHRILQSIIWMEDIKGGSLQNYIEKLSKAGEKHLPVELALRIAKNVACALVELHSKHIIHRDIKSANILIDLDRKRADGTPVVKLCDFDRAIPLRSYLHTCCIAHVGIPSANVCAGTPRWMAPEVLRAVHEQNIYGLEIDIWSFGCLLLEMLTLQIPYLGVPDLEIHELLTKGKRPNLTDDLEVFRSLNEPVMTQAGAELDGTEADLDTLRFLVDLFYQCTEENPENRPTADNLYELILEHSKTHRDSET; encoded by the exons ATGCAAGTCCCCAATTCTGACGAAGCTGCCCCCGAAAGCACTAAGGTACCTGAGCAATCAGAAGCTGAAACCTCCAATCCGACTGTCGAAGATGAAGACGGCGGTGCCGCGGCCGACGGCGACGACGACCCTAGGGTTGTCGACATATCCGGCAAAAGCTTGGACTTTTCGATTGGGGAGAATTCTGAGGATGTCGGGGCTTTGTATTTGTACAAAAACGTGTTTAATTTATTGCCCAAGTCGATTGGCTCTCACAAGCGGTTGAGGACGCTGAAGTTCTTTGGGAATGAGATTAATTTATTTTCGCCGTCAGCGGCAATGGAGTTTGAGAGCTTGGAATGCTTGCAAGTGAGGATGTCGTCGCCGGAGTTTGGTGGGTTGCCGTTGGATAAATTGAGTGGCTTGAAGGAGCTTGAGCTTTCCAAAGTGCCGACGAGGCCTTCGGGGTTTCAGATATTGAGCGAGATTGCTCGGCTCAAGTGCCTCACCAAGCTCTCTGTTTGTCACTTCTCCATAAG ATACCTCCCTCCAGAAATTGGCTGCTTAAACACTTTGGAATATCTAGATCTTtcattcaacaagatgaagaatTTGCCTGCTGAAATCAGTAATTTAAATGACTTGATATCGTTAAAAGTTGCTAATAATAAATTGGTGGAATTACCTTCGACTTTGTCCTCTTTGCAAAGGTTGGAGATCATGGACCTGTCAAATAATAGGTTGACATCACTAGGGTCTCTTGAACTTGACTTGATGCACAACCTTCAGATTTTAAATCTTCAG TACAACAAGCTTCCCACTTTCTGTCAAATACCCTCATGGATATGTTGCAATTTGGAAGGAAGTGGGAAGGACACACACAGTGATGATATTTCCATTTCCTCTGTTGAAATGGATGTATATGAAACCCCCCTTcagaaaaataatgaaagcCATTTTCGTAGAG GCTTTCATCATAACTCAGCAAGTCTAATTTTCACGCATTCATCGACCAGTAGGTGCTGTGCAACTCGGAGGTCAGGTAGGTGGAGGAAGCAAGGGTATAGGTTGCAGCAGAGAGCTCGTCAAGAACGCTTAAACAACAGCAGGAAGTTGAAAGGTCTTGATCTTTCCAAGCAGTTACATGTGAAGGAAGATGGAGAATGCAAACCAGGCAACCCTGACCTTCTTGCTTCTGAATCTTACCCTGAAGGTGCATCAGTCATTATCAATCTGGACGATGATGTTGAGAAAGATTTACTTTCTAGGGAAGTGCAAAGTGAAAATGTTGTGTGCCATGATATGAGTTTGAAGGAGCATTCTGTAGGAAATTCCTCATCAGTGAGTCCAGACTCTAGTGCAGTAGATGAAAGTGATGAAAAGGATTGTTGTGAGTTTGATGCATCGTCGGCCCCCAATCAACGGGTTTATGGTGTGGAAGATGAAGGTTCATCTTCAGATACATCAAAAAGTATTTGTCAACCCAAAAGGCACCCTGATGGGTGCCTTGATAATCCGAGACGGCCCAAACATCCTAGATACAGTTCTAATAGTTCAAACTTGTCTCGGAAATATAATGACATCTCAGTTTGCAGCACTGAGGACCATCTTTCAGATGGCTTTTACGATGCAGGGCGTGACAGGCCATTCATGCCACTAGAACTCTATGATGAAAAGTTCCGTCTTGACTCACGTGAAGTCATTCTCTTGGACAG GCAATGGGATAAAGAGTTGGATGTAATTTTATGTTCTGCCCAAGAATTGGTGAATCGTTTAAATACGGATGGAAATAAGGCTGATATGCTGCAGATTGCATCACTACTTGCTCTGTTTGTATCAGATCACTTTGGGGGGAGTGATAGGAGTGCTCTTGTTGAATGGTCACGAAAAGCTAATCCTCTTTCAGACTACAAGAAGCCTTTTGTTTGCACCTGCCCAACTGGAAACAAGGGCTTTATTAGTTTGTCCACTAAACCAGTGGTAAAGAATGTTGAAGATATCATTTTTTCTGATGTCTGTGAGAAATCTCTTCATTCTATCAAAGCACGACGAAATTCCATTGTAGTTCCCATTGGAACCTTGCAGTTTGGTGTGTGTCGGCATAGAGCATTGCTATTGAAG TATCTTTGTGATTGGGTGGAGCCTCGAGTACCTTGTGAGCTGATTAGGGGTTATTTGGATTTCATGCCACATGCGTGGAATATTGTATTAATCAAGAGAGGTGCCAAAGAGATTCGAATGTTAGTTGATGCATGTCGTCCACATGATATAAGAGTGGAGACGGATCCCGAATATTATTGTAG GTATATTCCTCTCAGTCGGACCAAAGTTTATCTTCCAATTCGAAACAGCCCTGCTCCTACCTCCTTACATTCTATGCCCTCTTGTGATGAAACTCTGAAAAACTCTGTTACTTCTCTCGTCCGGCGCAAATATGGATCAAATGAGGCAGCAGGAAAG ATGCGTACTTCCGTGGTATATGGAACTTCAACGGATGAAATTAGGAACTTTGACTACAACTGCTTAGGGGAAATAAGGATTTTAGGTGCTTTGAAACACCCTTGCATAGTGGAAATGTATGGACATCAGATATCTTCCAAGTGGGTTCCTCCTGGAGATGGTAATAGTGAGCATCGTATATTGCAGTCTATAATTTGGATGGAGGACATAAAAGGGGGTTCCTTACAG AATTATATAGAAAAGTTATCAAAAGCTGGTGAGAAGCATCTCCCAGTGGAGTTAGCTTTGCGCATTGCTAAAAATGTTGCATGTGCACTGGTGGAGCTGCATTCAAAGCACATTATTCACCGGGACATAAAAAGTGCAAACATATTGATTGATCTGGATAGAAAGAGAGCTGATGGAACACCTGTTGTGAAGCTCTGTGATTTTGATAGGGCAATTCCCCTTCGATCTTACTTGCATACATGCTGCATTGCCCACGTTGGAATACCTTCTGCTAATGTTTGTGCTGGAACACCTCGCTGGATGGCCCCAGAGGTTTTGCGAGCAGTGCATGAACAAAATATTTATGGATTG GAAATTGATATCTGGTCATTTGGGTGCTTGCTGTTGGAAAT